In Bactrocera oleae isolate idBacOlea1 chromosome 5, idBacOlea1, whole genome shotgun sequence, a genomic segment contains:
- the LOC106615449 gene encoding solute carrier family 12 member 8 produces the protein MSNSGSGRTDGSGRRHVDWNRFGLDDDGPGDVVVANFRQRGNSGGFVDLGNEYTYAAGGHQASGRNEIFADEQGDKPWWRSNFFISQPVLFGTWDGVFTSCLINVFGVIVFLRSGWIVAQAGIINAVLIIVCTVVIALVSVLSAVGICERCRVESGGVYFLVAHTLGSRFGGSLGLLYCFGQAVGCALNVLGFGESMAGLVGLEDNKWAIRGFATAAVLLLGCINVAGVKWVIKLQFILLMILLVSALDFMVGSFIGFDPENGFEGWGSSNFWENLMPKYEDGYSWFRVFGVFFPTVTGVLSGINMSGDLRAPSTDIPNGTLAAFGTSTFLYLVFVLFLGATCTHSTLLTDYMISVKVSAVPLLLLAGIYVSSMSSCLGAMYGTPRVLQSIANESVIPGIDVLGKGRGPNKVPLYAMSVVAVVTVSFIIVGDINFLAPIVTMPFLLTYACIDYSYFALAQTFDIQEQREERFRIQASSPSYETRRYGTAQSPGSDSNDLDLLFPDRVRHKNLQQTPQNSPHHVPSNVASTAAAAAAAAMATSNQETERNHIQQQQYGNDANGVAFRDGYNSTNAQETGATDQPANDEEPIAPIRLPIHSKTKNWYSPFCNRWASLLGTFMKLLVMLLVNWYYALTCFVVVFIVWFYVGTANPAVKPGLTAEFNFFAWLKSVIFRCFGKRMHEYEQVVVTPTCPGVDFSRTQLNEDNADFSQRSRYHHSAVVEGHLIDDV, from the exons ATGAGTAATAGCGGCAGTGGTCGCACTGATGGTAGTGGACGTCGACATGTTGATTGGAATCGTTTCGGTTTAGATGATGATGGACCTGGCGATGTGGTTGTTGCGAATTTTAGACAACGCGGTAATTCCGGTGGCTTTGTTGATTTGGGTAATGAATACACTTACGCGGCTGGTGGACATCAAGCCTCTGGACGCAATGAGATATTTGCCGATGAACAGGGCGACAAACCATG GTGGCGTTCGAATTTCTTTATCTCACAACCAGTGCTATTCGGCACTTGGGATGGCGTATTCACCTCCTGCCTTATCAATGTATTCGGTGTGATTGTATTTTTGCGTTCTGGTTGGATTGTAGCGCAGGCTGGCATAATTAATGCAGTGCTAATTATAGTTTGCACTGTAGTCATAGCGTTAGTTTCCGTGCTATCTGCCGTGGGCATTTGTGAGCGCTGTCGTGTAGAGAGCGGTGGTGTGTATTTTCTCGTAGCTCACACGTTGGGCTCGCGTTTTGGCGGCTCACTTGGTTTGCTATACTGTTTCGGACAGGCGGTGGGCTGCGCGTTAAATGTTCTGGGTTTTGGTGAGAGTATGGCAGGACTAGTTGGACTGGAGGACAACAAATGGGCGATACGTGGCTTCGCTACTGCCGCTGTACTATTGCTGGGCTGCATCAATGTGGCCGGCGTAAAGTGGGTTATAAAGCTACAGTTCATTTTGCTGATGATATTGTTGGTTTCAGCTTTAGATTTTATGGTTGGCAGCTTCATTGGTTTCGATCCAG aAAACGGGTTTGAAGGCTGGGGTAGCAGTAATTTTTGGGAAAATTTAATGCCGAAATATGAGGATGGTTACTCATGGTTCCGCGTGTTTGGCGTATTCTTTCCAACTGTGACAGGTGTGCTTTCCGGTATTAATATGAGCGGTGACTTACGCGCCCCTTCCACCGATATACCAAATGGCACTTTGGCCGCTTTTGGCACGTC CACTTTCCTTTATTTGGTGTTTGTGTTATTTCTGGGTGCAACCTGCACACACTCCACTTTGCTCACCGATTATATGATATCTGTGAAAGTCTCCGCAGTGCCGTTGCTGCTACTGGCTGGCATATATGTGTCCAGTATGTCTTCGTGCTTGGGCGCTATGTATGGTACGCCGCGTGTTTTGCAAAGTATAGCCAATGAAAGCGTCATACCTGGTATCGATGTTCTTGGCAAGGGC CGCGGTCCCAACAAAGTGCCGCTCTATGCTATGAGCGTTGTTGCTGTGGTTACGGTCTCATTCATCATAGTTGGTGATATCAATTTCCTTGCACCTATCGTCACTATGCCCTTCTTATTGACCTACGCTTGCATTGATTACTCTTACTTTGCTTTGGCGCAAACGTTCGATATACAAGAACAACGTGAGGAACGTTTTCGCATACAGGCGTCTAGCCCATCTTATGAGACGCGCCGTTATGGCACTGCGCAATCACCCGGCAGCGATAGCAACGATTTGGATTTGTTATTTCCCGATCGTGTGCGtcataaaaatttgcaacaaacACCACAAAATTCACCACATCATGTGCCTTCAAATGTCGCCTCAACTGCGGCTGCCGCGGCTGCAGCTGCTATGGCGACGTCTAATCAAGAGACTGAACGCAATCATATCCAACAGCAGCAATATGGTAACGACGCCAATGGTGTTGCTTTCCGTGATGGCTACAACAGCACAAACGCGCAGGAAACTGGCGCGACAGATCAGCCGGCGAATGACGAAGAGCCCATTGCGCCCATACGCTTGCCCATACACTCCAAGACGAAGAACTGGTATTCGCCTTTTTGCAATCGCTGGGCGTCGCTGCTGGGG aCGTTTATGAAACTGCTAGTCATGCTGCTGGTCAACTGGTATTACGCGCTCACATGCTTCGTTGTTGTGTTCATTGTATGGTTTTATGTGGGCACTGCCAATCCTGCAGTGAAACCAGGTCTAACGGCGGAATTCAATTTCTTCGCGTGGCTAAAAAGCGTCATATTCAGATGTTTTGG CAAGCGCATGCACGAGTACGAGCAGGTTGTGGTGACACCCACCTGTCCAGGCGTCGATTTCTCGCGCACGCAACTGAATGAGGACAATGCTGATTTCTCGCAACGCAGTCGCTACCATCACTCCGCCGTGGTGGAAGGTCATCTAATCGATGACGTATGA